The Rhodopseudomonas palustris genome window below encodes:
- a CDS encoding SDR family oxidoreductase: MTLFDLTGKVAVITGSSRGIGKAIAERMAEHGAKVVISSRKQDACDAVAKSINDARGAGTALAIAANISSKDDLKRLAQEATAAFGKIDALVCNAASNPYYGPQAGINDDQFRKILDNNIVANHWLISEVVPQMIERKDGSITIVSSIGGLKGSTVIGAYCISKAADMQLARNLACEYGEHNIRVNCIAPGLIKTDFARALWENPETLKASTARSPLQRIGEPDEIAGAAIFLASKAGTFTTGQTIVIDGGATIS; this comes from the coding sequence ATGACGTTGTTCGATCTGACTGGAAAAGTCGCGGTGATCACCGGATCGTCGCGCGGCATCGGCAAGGCGATCGCCGAGCGGATGGCCGAGCACGGCGCCAAGGTGGTGATTTCGTCGCGCAAGCAGGACGCCTGCGACGCCGTTGCCAAGTCGATCAATGATGCGCGCGGGGCGGGGACGGCGCTGGCGATCGCCGCCAATATTTCCAGCAAGGACGATCTCAAGCGCCTGGCGCAGGAGGCGACTGCGGCGTTCGGCAAGATCGACGCGCTGGTGTGCAACGCCGCGTCGAATCCGTATTACGGCCCGCAGGCCGGCATCAACGACGATCAGTTCCGCAAGATTCTCGACAACAACATCGTCGCCAATCACTGGCTGATTAGCGAAGTCGTGCCGCAGATGATCGAACGCAAGGACGGCTCGATCACCATCGTCTCGTCGATCGGCGGCCTCAAAGGCTCGACCGTGATCGGCGCCTATTGCATCTCCAAGGCCGCCGACATGCAGCTCGCGCGCAACCTCGCCTGCGAATATGGCGAGCACAATATTCGCGTGAACTGCATCGCGCCGGGCTTGATCAAGACCGATTTCGCCCGCGCGCTGTGGGAAAACCCCGAGACGCTGAAAGCCTCGACCGCGCGCTCGCCGCTGCAGCGCATCGGCGAACCCGACGAAATCGCCGGCGCCGCGATCTTCCTCGCCTCCAAGGCCGGCACCTTCACCACCGGCCAGACCATCGTGATCGACGGCGGCGCGACGATCAGTTGA
- a CDS encoding histidine phosphatase family protein gives MSNAPPSKDDKPFVAQHSVPTGVTATRWWWVRHAPVRSDGGNIYGQIDIDCDCSDRVVFDAVGRVLPRSAVWYASRLKRTHMTADAIFAAGFPRPPLITHDSDLNEQHLGDWQGTNRAAFFANLPINLDTFWFAPIDERAPNGESFMDLYERTKRAIARITAAHPGEDIVAVAHGGTIKAAIGVALRDQPERGLAFTIDNCSVTRLDHMISDGQEGWRIPMINQQPWIADPSHAAMHQPAGPEVATPTKLA, from the coding sequence ATGTCGAATGCGCCGCCTTCCAAGGACGACAAACCCTTCGTCGCCCAGCACTCCGTTCCGACGGGCGTCACCGCGACGCGGTGGTGGTGGGTGCGCCACGCGCCGGTGCGCAGCGACGGCGGCAACATCTACGGCCAGATCGATATCGACTGCGACTGCAGCGACAGGGTGGTGTTCGACGCGGTCGGCCGGGTGCTGCCGCGCAGCGCGGTATGGTACGCGAGCAGGCTGAAGCGGACGCATATGACCGCGGATGCGATCTTCGCCGCCGGCTTCCCGCGGCCGCCGCTGATCACGCATGACTCCGACCTCAACGAGCAGCATCTCGGCGACTGGCAGGGCACCAACCGCGCCGCGTTCTTCGCCAATCTGCCGATCAATCTCGATACCTTCTGGTTCGCACCGATCGACGAGCGTGCGCCGAACGGCGAGAGCTTCATGGACCTGTACGAGCGGACCAAACGCGCGATCGCGCGGATCACCGCCGCGCATCCGGGCGAGGACATCGTCGCGGTGGCGCATGGCGGCACCATCAAGGCCGCAATCGGCGTGGCGTTGCGCGACCAGCCCGAGCGCGGGCTCGCCTTCACCATCGACAATTGCTCGGTCACCCGGCTCGACCACATGATCTCGGACGGCCAGGAGGGCTGGCGGATTCCGATGATCAATCAGCAGCCCTGGATCGCCGATCCATCGCACGCCGCAATGCATCAGCCGGCAGGGCCGGAAGTGGCGACGCCGACGAAGCTCGCCTAG
- a CDS encoding SDR family oxidoreductase, translated as MGRLAGKSVIITGAGSGIGRAASLLFTQEGAQLIAVDRTEGVHETVEQVRKAGGAAEAVTADAGSEDDVKGFIAKAIAYYGKLDGIWANAGISGGLVPLPEQTPEHWQEILRINLIGPFLAIKHTMPHMIKQGHGAIVCTASVAGLKSGASGHPYAASKAGVISLVQTTAYSLSGTGVRINAVCPGLIETGMTKPVFDGARARGTDHKIGQLNPLKRAGQPHELATMGLFLLSDEASYVNGQAFPVDGGLTASMPYAGKPI; from the coding sequence ATGGGCCGCCTCGCAGGCAAATCCGTCATCATCACCGGCGCCGGCAGCGGCATCGGCCGCGCGGCCTCTCTGCTGTTCACGCAGGAGGGCGCGCAACTGATCGCGGTCGATCGCACCGAGGGCGTTCACGAGACCGTCGAGCAGGTGCGCAAGGCCGGTGGCGCCGCCGAAGCGGTGACCGCGGATGCAGGCTCCGAGGACGACGTCAAAGGCTTCATCGCCAAGGCGATCGCTTATTACGGCAAGCTCGATGGCATCTGGGCCAATGCCGGCATCAGCGGCGGGCTGGTGCCGTTGCCCGAGCAGACGCCGGAGCACTGGCAGGAGATCCTGCGCATCAATCTGATCGGGCCGTTCCTCGCGATCAAGCACACGATGCCGCACATGATCAAACAGGGCCACGGCGCCATCGTCTGCACGGCGTCCGTCGCAGGCCTGAAGAGCGGCGCGTCGGGGCATCCCTATGCGGCGTCGAAGGCCGGCGTCATCAGCCTGGTGCAGACCACCGCCTATTCGCTGTCCGGCACCGGCGTGCGCATCAACGCGGTGTGCCCCGGGCTGATCGAGACCGGCATGACCAAGCCGGTGTTCGACGGCGCCCGCGCCCGCGGCACCGACCACAAGATCGGCCAGCTCAACCCGTTGAAGCGCGCCGGCCAGCCGCACGAACTCGCCACCATGGGCCTGTTCCTGCTCAGCGACGAAGCCAGCTACGTCAACGGCCAGGCCTTCCCGGTCGACGGCGGCCTGACGGCGTCGATGCCTTATGCGGGAAAGCCGATTTAG
- a CDS encoding phosphotransferase family protein, producing the protein MVGIRKDDEYTGTKPVEERHRVDEARLAEWMQQNVEGYAGPLEVQQFKGGQSNPTYRLNTPGRSYVMRRKPFGKLLPSAHAVDREFRVIAALGKQGFPVAKAYALCTDDAVIGAAFYIMSMEEGRVFWDPTLPSQTPEARRAIFTAKIETLAKLHSYDPEAIGLGDFGKPGNYFARQVDRWTKQYKASETQSIPEMDRLMEWLPSTVPDQQRVSVVHGDYRLDNMIFHATEPRVQTVLDWELSTLGDPMADFTYLLMQWAMPGLDGADLKALNIPTIEEATAIYNRAAGIPEVDDMNWYFAYNTFRLAGITQGIAGRIRDGTAASDKAKDSAARTVPLAKASWAYAQKAGAK; encoded by the coding sequence TTGGTCGGGATCCGAAAAGACGACGAGTACACCGGCACCAAGCCGGTCGAGGAGCGGCATCGCGTCGACGAAGCCCGCCTCGCGGAATGGATGCAGCAGAACGTCGAGGGCTATGCCGGCCCGCTCGAAGTGCAGCAGTTCAAGGGCGGCCAGTCCAACCCGACCTATCGGCTCAACACGCCCGGCCGCTCCTACGTGATGCGGCGCAAGCCGTTCGGCAAGCTGCTGCCGTCGGCGCACGCGGTCGATCGCGAATTCCGCGTCATCGCCGCTCTCGGCAAGCAGGGCTTCCCGGTCGCCAAGGCCTACGCGCTGTGCACCGACGATGCGGTGATCGGGGCGGCGTTCTACATCATGTCGATGGAAGAGGGCCGGGTGTTCTGGGATCCGACGCTGCCGAGCCAGACGCCGGAGGCGCGCCGCGCGATCTTCACCGCCAAGATCGAAACCCTGGCGAAGCTGCATTCCTATGACCCCGAGGCGATCGGGCTTGGCGACTTCGGCAAGCCCGGCAATTACTTCGCGCGCCAGGTCGATCGCTGGACCAAGCAGTACAAGGCGTCCGAGACGCAATCGATTCCGGAGATGGACCGGCTGATGGAATGGCTGCCGAGCACGGTGCCGGATCAGCAGCGCGTCTCGGTGGTGCATGGCGACTACCGGCTCGACAACATGATCTTCCACGCCACCGAGCCGCGGGTGCAGACGGTGCTCGACTGGGAGCTGTCGACGCTCGGTGATCCGATGGCCGACTTCACCTATCTGCTGATGCAGTGGGCGATGCCGGGCCTCGACGGCGCCGATCTCAAGGCGCTGAACATCCCGACCATCGAGGAGGCGACCGCGATCTACAACCGCGCCGCCGGCATTCCCGAAGTCGACGACATGAACTGGTACTTCGCCTACAACACCTTCCGGCTCGCCGGCATCACGCAGGGCATAGCCGGCCGCATCCGCGACGGCACAGCCGCCTCCGACAAGGCCAAGGATTCCGCCGCCCGCACCGTGCCGCTCGCCAAGGCGAGCTGGGCCTATGCGCAGAAGGCCGGCGCGAAGTAA
- a CDS encoding acyl-CoA dehydrogenase family protein: MDFTMSDRQREWLDRVTAFMNTHVRPAVPIYKQQDAEGDRWKVIPILEDLKKKAKAEGLWNMFMPPSSHEDDEFRGAGLSNLEYALLSEEMGHISWASEVFNCSAPDTGNMEVLMRYGSKEHKRQWLRPLMDGEIRSAFLMTEPAVASSDATNIETRIEKDGDHYVINGRKWWSSGVGDPRCKVAIVMGKTDPNAPKHQAQSQILVPLDTPGITIEKMLPVFGFDDAPHGHGQVLLENVRVPASNLLLGEGRGFEIAQGRLGPGRIHHCMRTIGKAEEALEKMVRRLQSRTAFGKKIIEYSIWEQRIAEARTDIEMNRLLCLKAADMMDKVGNKTAQLEIAMIKVAAPNMALKIIDNAIQAFGGGGVSDEAGLAKDYANIRTLRLADGPDEVHNRAIARLEMKKYANAAH; encoded by the coding sequence ATGGATTTCACGATGTCCGATCGCCAGCGCGAGTGGCTGGACCGCGTCACCGCCTTCATGAATACGCATGTCCGGCCGGCGGTGCCGATCTACAAGCAGCAGGACGCCGAAGGCGACCGCTGGAAGGTGATTCCGATCCTCGAGGATCTGAAGAAGAAGGCCAAGGCCGAAGGCCTGTGGAACATGTTCATGCCGCCGTCGTCGCACGAAGACGACGAATTCCGCGGCGCCGGCCTCTCCAATCTCGAATACGCGCTGCTGTCCGAGGAGATGGGCCACATCAGCTGGGCCTCCGAAGTGTTCAACTGCTCGGCGCCCGACACCGGCAACATGGAAGTGCTGATGCGCTACGGCTCCAAGGAGCACAAGCGGCAGTGGCTGCGTCCGTTGATGGACGGCGAGATCCGCTCGGCGTTCCTGATGACCGAGCCTGCGGTCGCGTCCTCGGACGCCACCAACATCGAGACCCGGATCGAGAAGGACGGCGACCACTACGTCATCAACGGCCGCAAATGGTGGTCGTCGGGCGTCGGCGATCCGCGCTGCAAGGTCGCGATCGTGATGGGCAAGACCGATCCGAATGCGCCGAAGCATCAGGCGCAGTCGCAGATCCTGGTGCCGCTCGACACCCCCGGCATCACGATTGAGAAGATGCTGCCGGTGTTCGGTTTCGACGACGCGCCGCACGGCCACGGCCAGGTGCTGCTCGAGAACGTTCGCGTCCCGGCGTCGAACCTGCTGCTCGGCGAAGGCCGCGGCTTCGAGATCGCGCAGGGCCGCCTCGGCCCGGGCCGCATCCATCACTGCATGCGCACCATCGGCAAGGCCGAAGAGGCGCTGGAGAAGATGGTGCGACGGCTGCAGTCGCGCACCGCCTTCGGCAAGAAGATCATCGAATATTCGATCTGGGAACAGCGCATCGCCGAGGCTCGGACCGACATTGAAATGAACCGCCTGCTGTGCCTCAAGGCCGCCGACATGATGGACAAGGTCGGCAACAAGACGGCGCAGCTCGAGATCGCGATGATCAAGGTCGCGGCGCCGAACATGGCGCTGAAGATCATCGACAACGCGATCCAGGCGTTCGGCGGCGGCGGCGTCTCCGACGAGGCCGGCCTCGCCAAGGATTACGCCAACATCCGCACGCTGCGGCTCGCGGACGGCCCGGACGAGGTGCACAACCGCGCCATTGCCCGGCTCGAGATGAAGAAGTATGCCAACGCGGCGCACTGA
- a CDS encoding TetR/AcrR family transcriptional regulator — MSTDTTRTAILRAAERLYAERGFGDVTLRDIVASAEVNLAAVNYHFGSKDELITELFVTRSIATNRERLNELKAAEAAGGGRAPVEDVLRALVGPTMRGCLGPDSQRSDAARFMIRASIEAIPAIRKIKNREIDHLRKFAAALRRSLPGKADTEIYWGLHFALAMAHQTVRDSERLLRLSDGACDLDDVDGVINRVVNVAALALTAPKASAAADKAPARRGR; from the coding sequence ATGTCCACCGACACCACACGCACAGCGATCCTCCGGGCGGCCGAGCGGCTCTACGCCGAGCGCGGCTTCGGCGACGTCACGCTGCGCGACATCGTCGCGTCCGCCGAGGTCAATCTCGCCGCGGTGAACTACCATTTCGGCTCGAAGGACGAGCTGATCACCGAATTGTTCGTGACGCGCTCGATCGCGACCAATCGCGAACGCCTGAACGAATTGAAGGCGGCGGAGGCCGCGGGCGGCGGGCGCGCGCCGGTCGAGGACGTGCTGCGCGCGCTGGTCGGCCCGACCATGCGCGGATGCCTCGGCCCCGACAGCCAGCGCTCCGATGCGGCGCGCTTCATGATCCGCGCCTCGATCGAGGCGATCCCGGCGATCCGCAAGATCAAGAACCGCGAGATCGATCATCTTCGGAAATTCGCCGCGGCGCTGCGGCGCTCGCTACCCGGCAAGGCCGACACGGAGATCTATTGGGGGCTGCATTTCGCCCTGGCCATGGCACACCAGACGGTGCGCGACAGCGAGCGGCTGCTTCGGCTGTCGGACGGCGCCTGCGACCTCGACGACGTCGACGGCGTGATCAATCGCGTGGTGAACGTGGCGGCGCTGGCGCTGACCGCGCCGAAAGCGTCCGCGGCCGCCGACAAGGCCCCTGCCCGCCGCGGGCGATGA
- a CDS encoding L-lactate permease → MAELLALLPILILLVCMIGLGWTAARSGMISAAAGLAVAAWAFQPAPGLMSVAGPLAEAAFTATTILWIIFPALALHEFQMRSGASERIGSWLVSISDKREVLALLLAWFFALLLEGAAGFGTPVALVAPMLVTLGFSPERSLLLALIGHAAGVSFGAVGTPMLPLLQVLTVDPKVLSGTIMLMHAALGWMLALVVFRLAAPASGGATWFAVPTAAAFFLLPALALAWLSGPELPTLGGALIGLLLFIAVAKWRWSTGSRAPSGANDGVISAILPYGLVLVAILATRTVPSLAAWLQSFTLEWTLGDRFAGSVKPLYHPGTMLMLALAVAAVASRRNRAVILPAVSSAARRLPLVALALVSVLMLARIMVHSGMIDTLANAAAALLGSAWPVAVPMVGALGSFVTGSATASNVLFAGFQVAAAEAVGFAPMAALAGQSFGAAIGNVIAPHNIVAGAATVGLIGGEGAVLKRTLPVCLVYALLGGGLLIAFEGLR, encoded by the coding sequence GTGGCCGAGCTGCTCGCGCTGCTTCCGATCCTGATCCTGCTGGTTTGCATGATCGGACTCGGCTGGACCGCGGCCCGCTCGGGTATGATCAGCGCCGCCGCAGGCCTCGCTGTCGCAGCGTGGGCCTTCCAGCCCGCGCCCGGCCTGATGTCGGTTGCAGGCCCTCTGGCGGAAGCGGCTTTCACCGCGACGACGATTCTGTGGATCATCTTTCCGGCGCTTGCGCTGCACGAATTCCAGATGCGCTCCGGGGCCTCGGAGCGGATCGGCAGCTGGCTCGTCTCGATTTCGGACAAGCGGGAAGTGCTTGCGCTGCTGCTGGCCTGGTTCTTTGCCTTGCTGTTGGAAGGAGCGGCCGGGTTCGGCACGCCGGTGGCGCTGGTCGCTCCGATGCTGGTGACGCTCGGCTTCTCGCCGGAGCGATCATTGCTGCTCGCGCTGATCGGCCACGCGGCCGGGGTCTCGTTCGGCGCGGTCGGCACGCCGATGCTGCCGCTGTTGCAGGTCCTGACGGTCGATCCGAAAGTCCTGTCCGGCACCATCATGCTGATGCACGCCGCACTCGGCTGGATGCTGGCGCTGGTGGTGTTTCGACTGGCTGCGCCGGCCAGCGGCGGCGCGACCTGGTTCGCCGTGCCGACGGCGGCGGCATTCTTTCTGCTGCCGGCGCTGGCGCTGGCGTGGCTGAGCGGACCTGAACTTCCCACCCTGGGCGGTGCCCTGATCGGCCTGTTGCTGTTCATCGCCGTGGCGAAGTGGCGATGGTCGACGGGAAGCCGGGCCCCGTCGGGCGCAAACGATGGCGTGATCTCGGCAATCCTGCCCTATGGGCTGGTCCTCGTCGCGATCCTGGCCACACGAACGGTGCCGTCATTGGCCGCATGGCTGCAGTCATTCACGCTGGAATGGACGCTCGGAGACCGCTTCGCCGGCTCGGTCAAGCCGCTCTATCATCCCGGCACGATGCTGATGCTCGCCCTTGCTGTTGCCGCCGTGGCGAGCCGGCGCAACCGCGCGGTGATCCTGCCGGCTGTGTCCAGCGCAGCCCGCCGTCTTCCGCTGGTGGCGCTGGCTCTGGTTTCGGTCCTGATGCTGGCGCGGATCATGGTTCACAGCGGGATGATCGATACCCTGGCCAACGCCGCCGCGGCACTTCTTGGATCGGCATGGCCGGTGGCGGTGCCGATGGTCGGCGCGCTGGGCTCCTTCGTGACCGGATCGGCGACCGCGTCCAACGTTCTGTTCGCAGGGTTTCAGGTCGCGGCGGCAGAGGCCGTCGGATTTGCACCGATGGCGGCGCTGGCAGGCCAAAGCTTCGGCGCCGCGATCGGCAATGTGATCGCTCCACACAATATCGTCGCCGGGGCTGCGACGGTGGGCCTGATTGGTGGCGAAGGAGCGGTTCTCAAACGGACCTTGCCGGTGTGCCTCGTCTACGCGCTGCTTGGTGGCGGATTGCTGATCGCATTCGAAGGGCTTCGGTGA
- a CDS encoding 2-hydroxyacid dehydrogenase, whose translation MKVAVFNTKPYDRQFLAAANTKDGDRHELRFLEPRLGLDTAQLSGNADAICAFVNDGLDRSILEKLKANGVRLVALRCAGFNNVDLMAARDLEITVARVPAYSPSAVAEHTVALILSLNRRIHRAHARVREGNFALDGLLGFDLRGRSIGIVGTGNIGLCLAGIMTGFGCRVLGFDPRPNPAFEALGGRLVGLEELLAESDIVSLHCPLTPDTRHMIDDTSIAKMKSGVMLINTGRGALIDTRAVIQGLKSKKIGFLGLDVYEEESDLFFENLSGQIIQDDDFARLLTFPNVLITGHQAFFTQEALMEIAETTIRNISQFELTGQAAHPISLELRV comes from the coding sequence ATGAAAGTCGCGGTATTCAACACCAAACCCTACGATCGGCAGTTTCTGGCTGCGGCCAATACCAAGGACGGGGACAGGCACGAGCTGCGGTTTCTCGAGCCGCGCCTCGGGCTGGATACGGCGCAACTGAGCGGCAATGCCGATGCGATCTGCGCTTTCGTCAACGACGGGCTCGACCGATCCATTCTGGAAAAGTTGAAGGCCAATGGCGTCCGGCTTGTGGCGTTGCGCTGCGCCGGCTTCAACAATGTGGATCTGATGGCCGCGCGCGATCTCGAGATCACCGTGGCGCGCGTGCCGGCCTATTCGCCGTCCGCGGTGGCGGAGCACACGGTCGCGCTGATCCTGTCCCTCAACCGCAGAATTCATCGCGCTCACGCGCGCGTGCGCGAAGGCAATTTCGCTCTGGATGGACTGCTCGGGTTCGATCTCAGGGGACGGAGCATTGGAATCGTCGGCACCGGCAACATCGGGCTGTGCCTGGCCGGCATCATGACGGGATTCGGTTGTCGCGTGCTGGGCTTTGATCCTCGGCCCAATCCTGCCTTCGAGGCGCTCGGGGGACGTCTCGTCGGCCTGGAGGAATTGCTGGCCGAGTCCGACATCGTCTCGTTGCATTGCCCGCTGACCCCGGACACCCGGCACATGATCGACGACACCTCGATCGCCAAGATGAAGTCGGGTGTGATGCTGATCAACACCGGACGCGGGGCGCTGATCGATACGCGGGCGGTGATCCAGGGGCTTAAGAGCAAGAAGATCGGCTTTCTCGGGCTCGACGTCTATGAGGAGGAAAGCGACCTGTTCTTCGAAAACCTGTCCGGGCAGATCATTCAGGACGACGATTTCGCGCGATTGCTGACATTCCCCAATGTTCTGATTACCGGCCACCAAGCCTTCTTCACGCAGGAGGCGCTGATGGAAATCGCCGAGACGACGATCCGAAATATCTCTCAGTTCGAGCTGACCGGACAAGCGGCGCATCCGATCTCGTTGGAATTGCGTGTCTGA
- a CDS encoding universal stress protein encodes MKRILACIDASAYATSVCELTTWAAGRLSASVELLHVVQRKDAVAARHDLSGAIGLGVKSELLEELTRIDEAEGKLAIERGRILLNETARRLAEAGIADVRKLHRHGGILETIIEREAEADLVVIGKRGSSSQFAKEHIGSEIERVVRASIKPVLIASSKIREPRTVVVAFDGSAAASKALGFVASSPLFEGMAVHLVVAGPDDAAHRSRLEQAAARMSDRTPAPVKFLGQGTAEKVIADYMAGQPDGLLVMGAYGHSPLRALIVGSTTTAMIRTVHVPVLLIR; translated from the coding sequence ATGAAACGGATTCTCGCCTGCATCGACGCCTCCGCTTATGCGACCAGCGTCTGCGAACTCACCACCTGGGCGGCCGGTCGTCTCTCCGCCAGCGTCGAACTGCTCCACGTCGTCCAGCGCAAGGATGCGGTGGCGGCGCGCCACGATCTCAGCGGCGCGATCGGTCTGGGCGTCAAGAGCGAGCTGCTCGAGGAATTGACCCGGATCGACGAAGCGGAAGGCAAGCTCGCGATCGAGCGTGGGCGCATCCTGCTCAACGAAACGGCGCGGCGGTTGGCCGAGGCGGGGATCGCGGACGTCCGCAAGCTGCACCGGCACGGCGGCATCCTCGAAACCATCATCGAACGCGAGGCCGAAGCCGATCTGGTGGTGATCGGCAAGCGCGGCTCGTCGAGCCAGTTCGCGAAGGAGCATATCGGCTCGGAAATCGAGCGCGTCGTCCGCGCCAGCATCAAGCCGGTGCTGATCGCGTCGAGCAAGATCCGGGAGCCGCGCACCGTCGTGGTCGCCTTCGACGGCAGCGCCGCGGCGTCCAAGGCCCTGGGTTTCGTCGCGTCGTCTCCGCTGTTCGAGGGGATGGCGGTGCATTTGGTGGTCGCCGGGCCGGACGATGCCGCGCATCGCAGCCGGCTCGAACAGGCGGCCGCGCGGATGTCCGATCGCACGCCCGCGCCGGTGAAGTTTCTGGGGCAGGGCACCGCCGAAAAGGTGATCGCCGACTACATGGCCGGTCAGCCGGACGGGCTTCTGGTGATGGGCGCCTACGGTCACTCGCCGCTGCGCGCGCTGATCGTCGGCAGCACCACCACGGCGATGATCCGGACGGTTCACGTGCCGGTGCTGCTGATCAGGTAG
- a CDS encoding SulP family inorganic anion transporter: MFSIASLRRVWFSNPRGDILAGIVVALALIPEAIGFSIIAGVDPKVGLYASFSIAVIIAFVGGRPGMISAATAAVAVLVVPLVRDHGVEYLFAATILMGVFQVIAGFLRLDLLMQYVSRSVVTGFVNALAILIFVAQWPQLINVTWVTYAMVAGGLAIIYLFPLLTKAVPSPLVAIVILTVISIYGGLHVNTVGDMGQLPSALPHFLIPDVPLTWQTLQIIAPYSLTMAAVGLLESMMTAQIVDDLTDTSSDKRRECRGQGIANFATGFIGGMGGCAMIGQSVINVKSGGCTRLSTLVAGSFLLFLIVVLGPLVSRIPMPSLVAVMIMVSIGTFSWNSIRDLKIHPWQSSLVMVVTVVVVVWTHDLAQGVLAGVILSGLFFASKVRGLFTVSSELASDGSCRTYRVAGQVFFASTERFAEAFDFKEVLDRVVIDVSAAHLWDISAVGILDKVILRFRREGATVEIVGLNEASERLVRRFALHDKPGADTRPAGH, from the coding sequence ATGTTCTCAATCGCTTCGCTTCGTCGCGTATGGTTTTCCAATCCGCGCGGCGATATCCTCGCCGGCATCGTCGTGGCGCTCGCGCTGATCCCGGAGGCGATCGGATTCTCGATCATCGCCGGCGTCGATCCCAAGGTCGGACTGTACGCCTCGTTCTCGATCGCGGTGATCATCGCTTTCGTCGGCGGGCGTCCCGGCATGATCTCGGCGGCCACCGCGGCGGTCGCCGTTCTGGTGGTGCCGCTGGTCCGCGACCACGGCGTCGAGTACCTGTTCGCGGCGACGATTCTGATGGGTGTGTTTCAGGTCATCGCCGGATTCCTGCGGCTCGATCTCCTGATGCAATACGTCTCGCGCTCGGTGGTCACCGGCTTCGTCAACGCGCTGGCGATTCTGATCTTCGTCGCGCAGTGGCCGCAACTGATCAACGTGACGTGGGTGACCTACGCGATGGTCGCCGGCGGGCTCGCCATCATCTATCTGTTTCCGCTGCTGACCAAGGCGGTGCCGTCGCCGCTGGTGGCGATCGTGATCCTGACCGTGATCTCGATCTATGGCGGGCTCCACGTCAACACCGTCGGCGACATGGGGCAGCTACCCTCCGCGCTTCCGCACTTCCTGATTCCCGATGTGCCGCTGACCTGGCAGACGTTGCAGATCATCGCGCCGTATTCGCTGACGATGGCGGCGGTCGGGCTGCTGGAATCGATGATGACCGCGCAGATCGTCGACGACCTCACCGACACGTCGAGCGACAAGCGGCGCGAGTGCAGGGGGCAGGGCATCGCCAATTTCGCCACCGGCTTCATAGGCGGGATGGGCGGCTGCGCGATGATCGGCCAGTCCGTCATCAACGTGAAATCCGGCGGCTGCACGCGGCTGTCGACGCTGGTCGCCGGCAGCTTCCTGCTGTTCCTGATCGTCGTATTGGGCCCGCTGGTCAGCCGGATTCCGATGCCGTCGCTGGTGGCGGTGATGATCATGGTCTCGATCGGCACCTTCAGCTGGAATTCGATCCGCGATCTGAAGATTCACCCGTGGCAATCGTCGCTGGTGATGGTGGTGACGGTGGTGGTCGTGGTGTGGACGCACGATCTGGCGCAGGGCGTGCTGGCCGGCGTGATCCTGAGCGGCCTGTTCTTCGCCAGCAAGGTGAGGGGCCTGTTCACGGTGAGCTCCGAGCTCGCGTCCGATGGAAGCTGCCGGACCTATCGGGTCGCGGGGCAGGTGTTCTTCGCATCAACCGAACGCTTCGCGGAAGCGTTCGACTTCAAAGAGGTGCTCGATCGCGTCGTGATCGACGTGTCGGCGGCGCATTTATGGGATATCTCCGCCGTCGGAATTCTCGACAAGGTGATCCTGCGCTTCCGGCGCGAGGGCGCGACCGTGGAGATCGTCGGCCTCAACGAAGCGAGCGAAAGACTGGTTCGCCGCTTCGCACTCCACGACAAGCCGGGCGCCGATACGCGCCCCGCCGGACATTGA